The genomic segment GTCGTTGAAACCTTCCAGGCAGCAGGACTGATTCCACGCAACATGGAGGAACATTTCTTTGGACGTATCGGACTCTTCCGCAACCAGCCGGGAGACCTGATTCTGGAGAAGGCAGATGTGGTGCTGACGATCGGATACGATGCTGTAGAATATGATCCGAAATTCTGGAACCATTCAGGTCACCGGAAGATCATCCATCTGGATGAGATACGTGCCGATATTGACCACTTTTATCAGCCGTCTATAGAGCTGGTTGGGGATATACCGGGGACGGTAAAAGAAATTGAAAAGAAACTGACACACCTCAGTATCGCACCGGAAAATTTGGATGATCTGGAGCAGATGAGATTGCGCCTGGACGCTTACGATGAACTGCCGGAAAACCTGGCGAGTCATCTGGTTCATCCGCTGCAGCTGATTCATACCCTGCGCCGTCTGATCAGTGATGAGACAACAGTGACCTGCGACGTTGGGTCCCATTATATCTGGATGGCCAGACATTTCCGTTCTTATGAACCCAAAACGCTGCTGTTCAGTAATGGGATGCAGACCCTTGGCGTGGCACTTCCATGGGCCATGGCAGCAAGTCTGATTCATCATAAGGCAAAAACGATCTCGATGTCGGGAGACGGTGGTTTTCTGTTCTCGGCGATGGAGCTTGAAACGGCGGTACGGCTGAAACTGCCGATCGTCCATATTGTCTGGCGGGACGGCGCGTATGATATGGTTGCCTTCCAACAGAAGATGAAATATAACCGGACTTCAGGTGTGGATTTCGGAAAAATTGATGTGGTGGCTTATGCTGAAGCATTTGGTGCAATCGGGATGCGCGTAGACAAACCGGATGATCTGGAATCTGTCCTTCGCAAAGCGCTTGACATTCAGGATGTACCGGTGATCATTGACGTTCCGGTCGATTACAGTGATAATATTGCACTTGGAAAGAGTCTGATTCCAAATCAGCTGAACTGATCTGGAGTCATGCACTCGAAATACAGTGACCATTTTTTGTAAAGGAGATTTTAATTGTGACAAGTGAAGGAAACAAAGAAACCGGAGAAGTTTTTCAGCTTTCTACAATGACCTCGCTGCTCGCAGGTGTCTATGAAGGGGCTATGAACTATCATCAAATTAAGGAACACGGTGACTTTGGTATTGGAACATTTGAACATCTCGACGGAGAAATGATCGGCTTTGACAATAAATTTTATCGATTGCGTGGTGACGGGACGGCCACACCGCTGAAACCGGAAGACAAGACGCCTTTCTGCTCGCTGACTCACTTCCGTCCGCAAATCAAAAAAAATTTCGATAAGCCATTAAATAAAGCGGAATTTGAGCAGGAACTGCACCGGCTGGTACCGAGTGATAATCTGTTCTATGCTTACCGGATTGACGGTGTGTTCAGGGAAGTACGGACACGGACCGTCGCTTATCAGGAGAAGCCGGTGCCGATGACAGAAGCGGTAAAAACCCAGCCTGTTTTTGATTTTGAAAACAGAAAGGGGACGATTATCGGATTCTGGACGCCTGCTTTCGCCCAGGGC from the Sporolactobacillus sp. Y61 genome contains:
- the budA gene encoding acetolactate decarboxylase, giving the protein MTSEGNKETGEVFQLSTMTSLLAGVYEGAMNYHQIKEHGDFGIGTFEHLDGEMIGFDNKFYRLRGDGTATPLKPEDKTPFCSLTHFRPQIKKNFDKPLNKAEFEQELHRLVPSDNLFYAYRIDGVFREVRTRTVAYQEKPVPMTEAVKTQPVFDFENRKGTIIGFWTPAFAQGIAVAGYHFHFIDEEKQGGGHVLDYVLDHGTLLIDQKTHQSLYTPHTESFLKADLARNDLEKEIQVTEG
- the alsS gene encoding acetolactate synthase AlsS translates to MSRIEKKQKKTRTTGAELVVDCLIRQGVQYVFGIPGAKIDAVFDVLQDRGPELIVCRHEQNAAFMAAAVGRITCKPGVCLVTSGPGASNLATGIATANVENDPVVALVGAVPRADRLKRTHQSMDNAGLFHPISKFSAEVVDPKNVAEVVTNAFRAAESTAAGASVVSFPQDVMQAETDVTALGPLKTPELGTASDAAVDAAVDALSNAKMPVILAGMRANRYSVVSAVRSLLRKISLPVVETFQAAGLIPRNMEEHFFGRIGLFRNQPGDLILEKADVVLTIGYDAVEYDPKFWNHSGHRKIIHLDEIRADIDHFYQPSIELVGDIPGTVKEIEKKLTHLSIAPENLDDLEQMRLRLDAYDELPENLASHLVHPLQLIHTLRRLISDETTVTCDVGSHYIWMARHFRSYEPKTLLFSNGMQTLGVALPWAMAASLIHHKAKTISMSGDGGFLFSAMELETAVRLKLPIVHIVWRDGAYDMVAFQQKMKYNRTSGVDFGKIDVVAYAEAFGAIGMRVDKPDDLESVLRKALDIQDVPVIIDVPVDYSDNIALGKSLIPNQLN